The Verrucomicrobiota bacterium JB022 DNA segment AACGCGGGGGCGTTTATCCTCGTGCTGGTCGTCGTGGCGGTGGGCGTCTATGTGCTGGGGCAGATCGGCACCTTTTTCGGACACCTGATCCAGGCGGCGATCTCGCGCCAGCGCGAATTCCTCGCCGATGCTTCCGCCGTGCAGTTTACGCGCAACCCCGAAGGCCTTGCCGGCGCGCTGAAGAAGATCGGCGGCTGGAGCCAGCGCGGCAAGCTGACTGAGCCCAAGGCCTCGGCCATGGCGCACCTCTTTTTCGCCAACGCGCTCAACACCCAGTGGCTGGGCCTGATGGCGACCCACCCGCCGCTGAAAGAGCGCATCCTGCGCGTCGACCCGGGCTGGGACGGCAAATTTTCGCGCCCCGAAGAAACGCGCCGCGAGGCCACCAAGCCTCCGCCCATTCCTCCGCAAGGTGAGCCGCTCAACCCCGCGCAGATGGTGATGATGGCTGGCGCGATCCAGAGCACGAGCCTCGAATATGCCCGCCGCCTGCGCCAGACTTTGCCCCGTGGGCTCCGCAGCGTGGGCGAAGATCCGCAGCTTTCCCGCTTTGCCTTGCTGGGCCTGATGGTCGACCGTGAGTTCGGTGGGCAGCGGGAGCGGCAACTGAACTGGTTGTTGCAGCGCTATCCAGATCACAAATTTCAGCTCAACGAAGTCGTGCAACTGGTCGACGAGTTGCCGCGCTCTGCCCACCTGCCGTTGCTGGAGCTGGCGAGCAATGCCCTGCGGCAAGCTTCGATGGCCGATGCGGAAAGCCTTCGCGAAGAGCTGCAACATCTGGCGCAAGTGGACCGGAGGGTCGATTTGCGCGAGTGGTGCATCCTCACGATCGCCTTGCGCCGATTGGAGCGAAATACCGCCACTCCGCCCATCCAGACGGAGGTGCCGCCGGTGGCGGGAGCGATGTCGCGCGTATTGAGCCGCATTGTTGAGCTCGATCAGTCGGGCGATCGCTCGGCGGCGTTCCGGCAGGCCCTGCAAGGGCTCTACCTCGCGAAATACCTCCAGTACGTGCCAGCCGGGGAGGCGAAGACAGATGAGCTGACGAGCGACCTGGAAAGCCTGCGGCCCTGTTCACCCCCGATGAAGAGCGCCTTCTTGCAGGCCTGTGGGCGAGCAATTCAGCAGGATGCGCAAATTACGGCCGAAGAGGCCGAGCTGTTTCGTGCGCTGGCCATCGGGCTGGGAGTGCCGATGCCCCCTGTCATCGTGCAGTAGGCAAAAAGAAATCCCCCGGTCGCTTCCGAGGGATTTCTAGGCTCTAAAAACTACAAACGCTTCAGGTTGGATCCTCTATAAACTCTCTTGAAGAGTAGGAATACGATCTTGGGGAATCCGCCCAGCAAAGTCAAGGAACGTAACGGAAAAGGAGTAGATTTTGTTCATTTTTTTTTGAATGAGTTGAATCCTGGGGCGTTTGAGAGGTATGGAAAGAGATTCTCCCGCCGTCGGCACGGCGTTTCCGACCGCTCGGTTGAGGGTGCCTTGCCACTTGACGTGTGGTCGATCTGCTCACAGGCATGAAGGCGAGCCCGACACGTGACCCCGGCCAACGGCACCCCCTGATGGAAAAAGTCTGCGAAAACCTGCTGCCGAACTGTCACTCCGCCCTCCAGATCGTGGAGACGGGGATCGCGCGCGACCTCAGCCTGAAGGAGCGTCTGGCGCTGCGCTACCACAGCCAGCTCTGCCCCTTCTGCAGCTGCAAGCGCTTCAAGCTCGATACCATGCTGGAAGAGATGCGCGAGGCCGAGCGGGCGCGGCGGAAGGCCACCTAGAGCGTCTTCAGGTAGTCTACAGCCTTGAATCCATGAAGAGGAGTTCGTATATTACTCCCTTTGATTGCCCATGGGATCTTTGGTAACTCTCCAGAATCAGCGGTTCACGGCCAAGATTTCGGCCCAGGGAGCGGAAATATGCTCCCTCTACGATCGCCAGACGCAAACCGAACACATTTGGCAAGGTGATGTCGAATGGTGGGCCAAGCACGCGCCCATCCTGTTCCCCATCGTGGGGTCGCTCAAAGACAACCGCTACACCTACCGCGGCGTCAGCTACGAGATGCCCCGGCATGGCCTCGCCCGCACCCGCGAGTGGGAGTTGATTGAAGAGCTGCCCGTACGGGCCCGCTTCCGCCTGAACAGCGATGCGGAGACGCGCTTCAGCTACCCCTTCGACTGGCAACTCGTGGCGACGTATCAGCTGGAGATGGACGGCCTCCACATCCGCTACAAGGTGCGCAACATCGGCCAGAGCGACATGTATTTTTCCCTCGGCTCGCACCCCGCGCTCAACGTGCCCTGGATCCCCGATTGTGAATTCGAGGACCACAACATCGTCTTCAGCGAAGACGAAGTCTGGGCACGCTACCCGCTGACCGAAGACGGGCTGCTCTCGACGACCCCCGAGCCGCTGCCGGTGGAAGACCGCAGGCTGCGCCTCAACCACCCGATGTTCGAGCGCGATGCCCTCGTGCTGAAGGGCATCCACTCTCGCCGCGTGCAGATCTGCTGCGAGATGGCCACGCAGTACCTGGAAGTGGACCTCGGTGGCGCGCCCGATCTCGGCATCTGGCAGCCCGCCGGCGCTCCCTTTGTCTGCATCGAGCCCTGGTTTGGCCATTCCGATCCGGAAGACCACGACCAGGACCTGACACGCAAGCCCGGCATCCTCCGACTCGAGTCGGGCGAAGCCTTTCGCACCGCCTACAGCATTTGCGTGCGCGACGGGCTGATGGAGTAAGCCGCGCGACTGGGGGTGGACATTCGCGTTTTGGCGCGCCAGACTGCTTGTATGACCGTGCAAGAGCGCCTTGCCACCTACCTGACCCAAACTCCGGAGGTCGATCCGACCGCCTATATTGCCGACAGCGCCGAGCTGATGGGCTGCGTCAAGATCGGGCCCCACGCCTCCGTCTGGCCGCAATGTGTGCTGCGCGGCGACATCCACTCGATTGAAGTCGGGGAAGGGTCCAACATCCAGGACGGCACCATCGTCCACCTCGCCGACGACTACGGGGTCAAGATCGGCCGCTACGTCACCATTGGCCACGCGGCCATGATCCACGCCTGCACGATCGAGGACGAGTGCCTCATCGGCATGCGGGCCACGGTGCTCGACGGGGCGGTGATCGGCAAAGGCTCTATCGTCGGGGCAGGCGCGCTGGTCACCAAGGGCACGATCGTGCCGCCGTATTCGCTCGTCGTCGGCCTGCCAGCCAAAGTCGTGCGCACCCTCGACCCCGACCACAATCAAGGCCTCGACCTCTCCCGCAAATACGTGGAAGTGGCCAAGGCCCACAAAGCCCAGCAGCAAAAGCGCGGGTAAAAAAGCTGGCCTTACTCCGCGCTCCAGCTGCCCAGGACGCGGAAGAAGGCCGCTTCGGTGCTGGTCGGCAGGGCGACGGTGCGGCTGACCGGCGTCGTTTCCGCGTTGGCGGGGACCGTTTCCACGTCGGCCCAGCTTTCGCCGCTCCAAGCTTGGATGGTGTAGGCCACTCCCGCTTCTGCCTGCCAGGTAAGCTGTGCCGTAGTGGCGCTGGCGAGGGCGAAAGTCACTTCCGGCGCAGCGGGCGGCACGGGCAGGGCAGGGTGGATGTAGCCCACCGCTTCCAGATCGAAGCCCGCCGAGGCCGAGACCGGGTAGGGGTCGTAGATCGGGTCGCCATCGCTGTCGAGCGAGTTGCCGTCGCCTACCACGTCCACGATCTTGACGTAGCGGATGGCCTCGAAGTCCAGATGCTCGCTGCCCGGCAGGCCGCGCAAGTCGGCGAGGTCGAAAGGCGTGCCGTAGCCGATGCGGTATTTGCCCGCCAAGCCGTCCACGTCGCGGGCGTCGAGGCGGCCAAAGGCTCCGACCGTCGAGGCGGTCAGCGAGTCGCTGGGGAAGCGGACGAAGTTCACGCCGTCGCTGGAGACCTCGACGTAGGCCAGCTCCAGCATCTCGTCGTTGAAGGAGTTTTCGAACACCGCCAGGTCCCAGCCCTCGCCGTCGCGGAAGGCCTCATCGAAGCCCAGCACGACTTCGCCGCCGCGCCCGATGCAGAGGATGTCGTAGACGCCGCCGGTGCGGGTCTCGGGGTCGCCGTCGTGGTAAGGATCTTCGGCGGGTGCCGGCCCGACGGAGGGGCCGAGGGCGCGCGCCGGGGTTTTCCAGATCTCCGACACGTCGGTGCCGTAGTTGAGCGTCACGATGCTCGAAGCCCAGCCAGCAAAGTTTTCGGCCGTGCCGGGGATGGCGGTGGTGGGCGTGCCCTCCCAGTCGCGCAGGCCGGGAGCCTGGCGGGGATAAGGGCCGTAGGCGTAGAGTGAGGCGGCGGCGGTCAGGCCGAGCAAGGTGGCGGAGAGGCGGAGGTGCTTCATGCTAGAAAGAGTATTGGGCGCCGGTCCGCCAGCGGATACCGGGGGCGGGATACCAGGCGCCGCTGTATTTGACGGTGGCGTAGCGGTTGTCGAAAAGGTTCTCAGCGGCGCAGTAGACGCTCAGGGCCTGCCGCGGCTGCCAACGCACGCGGGCATCGACCACGGCGGCGGCAGGAAGGCGCGGCTGGATATTGCGGAAGTCGTCGCCTTCGTAGGCGCTGCTGGTGTAGCGATAGCCGACGCCGAGCGTGACGGTCTCGATCACCTCCACCTCGCCGCCCAGCGTCACTTGATGCGCAGGCACGAGAAAGCGGTCGTTGCCCTCAAACGGGCCACTGGTGAAGCGGGCGTCGATCCAGGTGTGGTCGAGCTGCAGGCTCCAGCGGTCGGCCTGCCAGCGGGCACTGGTTTCGAGCCCCAGGCGGCGCACGTCGGCCAGGTTGACGTTTTCGTTGCCGTTGAAGTCGATCTCGCCCTCCATCCACTGCGCAAAGGCGTTGAGCCGCAAGGTCAGCGACTCCTGCCGCCACTCGCCGCCCAGCTCCACGTTGTAACCCTCTTCCGGCTCCAGCTGGCTATCGAAGTCCGGGAAGCCGCGGTAGGAGAAAGCCTCGTCGATGGCTGGGTAGCGGTAGAGCCGGTCGACCCGCAGCCATTGGCGGAAGTTCACACTTGGCTGCCAGACGAGGCCGAGGTTGGCCGACCAGCCATCGAGGTCGCGCGTGGCCTCGCGGTAAACTCCTCGGCTGTAGTCCGGCGAAAAGGGGTCGTAGGTGACGAGGTCGTAATCGTAGCGCGCCAGCTCGCCCCGCACGCCGCCGCTGATCTGCCACCGCTCGCTCAGCTCCTGGCGGCGGTGGAGGTAAAGGGCGGCGGTCGAGAGCGAGACGTCGGCCTTACCGATCAACACCTCGCGCGAACGGTCCTGAAAGTCGTCGATCTTGAGGCCCGTGCGGGTCAGGTCGAGCCCGGCGGAGCTCTCGCCGCTGGCGTCGGCCCGCTGCACGCGAGGGGCGGCGTGGGCGATGTGGTAGGTGTCTTCGGTGAAGATGCCGTCGAGGTCGGGCCGCACGTAGCGGTGCGTGTAGCCGGCCGGTACTTCCACCGCCCAGTCTTCCGTCTCCAGCGTCCAACTGCCCTGCGTGGCGAGGTAGGTCTCGTGAGACGACGTGCGGCCGCCCCGGCTGGTCTGCGGGTCGCGGTGATACCATTCGGTCGTCAACGGGCCGGGCATCTCGCTGTAGCTGTCGACCCATGTCACTTTGCCACTGGCGTGCCAGCGGGCGTTTTGCGGGCGGTAGCCGAGGGAAAAGTGGGCAGAGTCGGCCTCCTGGGCGCTGTGCTGGCGGTAGCCGTCCTCCTCATAATGCTGGGCGGCGGCAAACGCGCTCCAGCCGCCTCCGAGGCGACTGCCGGCGGCCAGTTGAGCGTCGCGGTAGCCAAGGTTGCCCCCGGCCAGTGTGGTGCGGAAAAACGGGGCGGTGGGGGCCTCGCGGGTAGTAATCTTGATCACGCCGCCGACCGCGTGGTTGCCGTAGAGAGTCGTCTGCGAGCCGCGAATCACCTCCACCTGCTCGATCAAGACGGGCGGGATCTCCAGCCAGTTGATGCCGCCGATGTCGGGCGGGTTCATCGGGATGCCGTCGACGAGTACCAGCGCCCGTTGCGTGCCGACCGAGCCGAAGCCCCGCAGGTTGATCTCGGCCTGCAAGGGCGAGCCGCTGTAGGAGCGGAACTGCAGGTTGGCCTCCTGCCGCAGCAGGTCGACTACCGTCAGCGCGCGGGAAGGATCGAGCGCATCCCCGCCGATCACGTCGATCGAGGCGGGTACGGCACCCACTTCGACCGGGAAATGCCAGGCCGTGGTGGTAACGGCAGGCAACGCCACCGGCTCCTCACCCTGCCCCCAGAGGATGGATGCGGTTATTAGGGGAAGTGCTGGTAGGAATTTGTTCAATTAGAGATTTTTGTCTTGCTCCCAGGCCTGATGGCAAGCGTTTTGGCATGTGACTGCCATTTTGGTATACTGACTATGAACTTGAAATCAACCTTCTCTCTGCTGGCGGCATTTCTGTTCGCTGGCACGCAGGCCATTTCGGCCCAATTCTTCGGCCTCGACGACATCTCCAACTGGGTCGGCACCGGCAGCCAGACTTCCGCGCTGGTGGTCGACTGGAACGACGGCCAAGGCTCGGTGGCGTGGGGCTTCCGCTATGACGGTACCGCCACCGCC contains these protein-coding regions:
- a CDS encoding M48 family metallopeptidase; the protein is MAQPSTDGTLDFFGAQEQAHRKSGWLLLYFALAVALIVLGVNLLVTGGWVFLLTLNEERSSLPAGAWWSWPRFGVVSGITVLIIVIAAWSKLEEYNQGGGAVARSLGGRKVDETTRQPAERRLLNVVEEMALAAGVPVPEVYVLENEAAINAFAAGTTIENAAVAVTQGTLDSLTRDELQGVIGHEFSHILNGDMRLNIRIGGMLFGIMALAILAGGLLRGMFGGPRAAYPATYSTRRKGEGNGNAGAFILVLVVVAVGVYVLGQIGTFFGHLIQAAISRQREFLADASAVQFTRNPEGLAGALKKIGGWSQRGKLTEPKASAMAHLFFANALNTQWLGLMATHPPLKERILRVDPGWDGKFSRPEETRREATKPPPIPPQGEPLNPAQMVMMAGAIQSTSLEYARRLRQTLPRGLRSVGEDPQLSRFALLGLMVDREFGGQRERQLNWLLQRYPDHKFQLNEVVQLVDELPRSAHLPLLELASNALRQASMADAESLREELQHLAQVDRRVDLREWCILTIALRRLERNTATPPIQTEVPPVAGAMSRVLSRIVELDQSGDRSAAFRQALQGLYLAKYLQYVPAGEAKTDELTSDLESLRPCSPPMKSAFLQACGRAIQQDAQITAEEAELFRALAIGLGVPMPPVIVQ
- a CDS encoding aldose 1-epimerase family protein, coding for MGSLVTLQNQRFTAKISAQGAEICSLYDRQTQTEHIWQGDVEWWAKHAPILFPIVGSLKDNRYTYRGVSYEMPRHGLARTREWELIEELPVRARFRLNSDAETRFSYPFDWQLVATYQLEMDGLHIRYKVRNIGQSDMYFSLGSHPALNVPWIPDCEFEDHNIVFSEDEVWARYPLTEDGLLSTTPEPLPVEDRRLRLNHPMFERDALVLKGIHSRRVQICCEMATQYLEVDLGGAPDLGIWQPAGAPFVCIEPWFGHSDPEDHDQDLTRKPGILRLESGEAFRTAYSICVRDGLME
- a CDS encoding gamma carbonic anhydrase family protein encodes the protein MTVQERLATYLTQTPEVDPTAYIADSAELMGCVKIGPHASVWPQCVLRGDIHSIEVGEGSNIQDGTIVHLADDYGVKIGRYVTIGHAAMIHACTIEDECLIGMRATVLDGAVIGKGSIVGAGALVTKGTIVPPYSLVVGLPAKVVRTLDPDHNQGLDLSRKYVEVAKAHKAQQQKRG
- a CDS encoding PEP-CTERM sorting domain-containing protein, giving the protein MKHLRLSATLLGLTAAASLYAYGPYPRQAPGLRDWEGTPTTAIPGTAENFAGWASSIVTLNYGTDVSEIWKTPARALGPSVGPAPAEDPYHDGDPETRTGGVYDILCIGRGGEVVLGFDEAFRDGEGWDLAVFENSFNDEMLELAYVEVSSDGVNFVRFPSDSLTASTVGAFGRLDARDVDGLAGKYRIGYGTPFDLADLRGLPGSEHLDFEAIRYVKIVDVVGDGNSLDSDGDPIYDPYPVSASAGFDLEAVGYIHPALPVPPAAPEVTFALASATTAQLTWQAEAGVAYTIQAWSGESWADVETVPANAETTPVSRTVALPTSTEAAFFRVLGSWSAE
- a CDS encoding TonB-dependent receptor, which codes for MNKFLPALPLITASILWGQGEEPVALPAVTTTAWHFPVEVGAVPASIDVIGGDALDPSRALTVVDLLRQEANLQFRSYSGSPLQAEINLRGFGSVGTQRALVLVDGIPMNPPDIGGINWLEIPPVLIEQVEVIRGSQTTLYGNHAVGGVIKITTREAPTAPFFRTTLAGGNLGYRDAQLAAGSRLGGGWSAFAAAQHYEEDGYRQHSAQEADSAHFSLGYRPQNARWHASGKVTWVDSYSEMPGPLTTEWYHRDPQTSRGGRTSSHETYLATQGSWTLETEDWAVEVPAGYTHRYVRPDLDGIFTEDTYHIAHAAPRVQRADASGESSAGLDLTRTGLKIDDFQDRSREVLIGKADVSLSTAALYLHRRQELSERWQISGGVRGELARYDYDLVTYDPFSPDYSRGVYREATRDLDGWSANLGLVWQPSVNFRQWLRVDRLYRYPAIDEAFSYRGFPDFDSQLEPEEGYNVELGGEWRQESLTLRLNAFAQWMEGEIDFNGNENVNLADVRRLGLETSARWQADRWSLQLDHTWIDARFTSGPFEGNDRFLVPAHQVTLGGEVEVIETVTLGVGYRYTSSAYEGDDFRNIQPRLPAAAVVDARVRWQPRQALSVYCAAENLFDNRYATVKYSGAWYPAPGIRWRTGAQYSF